In Calidithermus timidus DSM 17022, the following are encoded in one genomic region:
- a CDS encoding arginase family protein translates to MRHLELAFTGPTTFLKAPHRPLSEPWTADVGFLGLPYDFAVGYRPGARFAPGALREASGRYAPGPEGYFDLETETYRLRGVRIVDAGDVDPVQLEYAETFRRITAAARALRKRVRLPVFVGGDHSITYPILRAYDDLAELYVVQLDAHLDFSDLRNGTKYSNSSPFRRAVEEVPGLKHITTIGLRGLRTNPEAYRAAKARGHTPITASRVRENLPWVLDQLPQGKKVYLSFDADVLDPSIMPGTSSPEVEGLSYAEAMAVVRRAIQQNELVGFDFVELAPNLDSSGLSALVGARLLAEMLCEWASGANGFGPQPEP, encoded by the coding sequence ATGCGCCACCTCGAGCTCGCCTTCACCGGCCCCACCACCTTCCTCAAAGCCCCCCACCGCCCCCTGAGCGAGCCCTGGACCGCCGACGTGGGCTTTCTGGGCCTGCCCTACGATTTCGCCGTCGGCTACCGCCCCGGTGCGCGCTTCGCGCCGGGCGCCTTGCGCGAGGCCAGTGGGCGCTATGCCCCCGGCCCCGAGGGCTACTTCGACCTCGAGACCGAGACCTACCGCCTACGGGGGGTGCGCATCGTGGACGCGGGCGACGTGGACCCGGTTCAGCTCGAGTACGCCGAGACGTTCCGCCGCATCACCGCGGCAGCCAGGGCCTTGCGCAAGCGGGTCAGGCTCCCGGTGTTTGTGGGGGGCGACCACTCCATCACCTACCCCATCCTGCGGGCCTACGACGACCTGGCGGAGCTTTACGTGGTGCAGCTCGATGCCCACCTGGACTTCTCGGACTTGCGCAACGGCACCAAGTATTCCAACTCGAGCCCCTTCCGCCGCGCCGTCGAGGAAGTGCCGGGCCTGAAGCACATCACCACCATCGGCCTGCGCGGCCTGCGCACCAACCCCGAGGCCTACAGGGCGGCCAAAGCCAGGGGCCACACGCCGATTACGGCTTCCAGGGTGCGGGAGAATCTGCCCTGGGTGCTGGATCAGCTTCCCCAGGGCAAAAAGGTCTACTTGAGCTTCGACGCCGACGTGCTCGACCCCTCGATTATGCCCGGCACCAGCAGTCCGGAGGTGGAGGGGCTTTCGTATGCAGAGGCCATGGCGGTGGTGCGGCGAGCGATACAGCAAAACGAGCTGGTGGGCTTCGACTTCGTGGAGTTGGCGCCCAACCTGGACAGCAGCGGCCTCTCGGCGCTAGTAGGGGCGCGGCTGTTGGCCGAGATGTTGTGCGAGTGGGCCTCAGGTGCTAATGGGTTCGGCCCGCAGCCTGAGCCCTAG
- a CDS encoding type I restriction-modification system subunit M: protein MAKRRDNTTSPESTAATVGYEAELWRMADALRGSMDAAEYKHVVLGLIFLKYISDAFEEQHKKLEAERAQGADPEDPDEYRAENIFWVPPEARWAHLKAQAKQPTIGRLVDDAMAAIERDNPALKGVLPKDYARPALDKTRLGQLIDLISNIQVGDEASRAKDVLGRVYEYFLSQFASAEGKKGGEFYTPRCVVKLLVEMLEPYRGRVYDPCCGSSGMFVQSVEFIRAHATGNGNGGKAKADISIYGQESNYTTWRLAKMNLAIRGIEGQIAHGDTFHDDKFPDLKADFILANPPFNVSDWGGERLRDDKRWQYGVPPVGNANFAWVQHIVHHLAPAGVAGFVLANGSMSSNQSGEGEIRKNLIEADLVDCMVALPGQLFYSTQIPACLWFLARDRKNGKFRDRHGQVLFIDARKMGRMVDRTHRELTDEDIARIANTYHAWRGEKDAGEYRDVPGFCKSATVEEIRKHGYVLTPGRYVGAEKIENDGEPFEEKMARLVAQLRVQQTEAAKLDAAIAANLEELGFRAGER, encoded by the coding sequence TTGGCGAAGCGAAGAGACAACACGACCTCGCCCGAGTCAACCGCTGCTACGGTCGGCTATGAAGCTGAGCTGTGGCGCATGGCCGATGCCCTCCGGGGCAGCATGGACGCTGCCGAATACAAGCACGTTGTCCTCGGCCTGATCTTCTTGAAGTACATTTCCGACGCCTTCGAGGAGCAGCACAAGAAGCTCGAGGCCGAGCGCGCGCAGGGCGCCGACCCCGAAGACCCGGACGAATACCGCGCGGAGAATATCTTCTGGGTGCCGCCCGAGGCGCGCTGGGCGCATCTCAAGGCGCAGGCCAAGCAACCCACCATCGGCCGGCTCGTGGACGACGCCATGGCCGCCATCGAGCGCGACAACCCGGCCTTGAAGGGCGTGCTACCCAAGGACTACGCCCGCCCCGCGCTCGACAAGACGCGCCTCGGTCAGTTGATAGACCTCATCAGCAACATCCAGGTGGGCGACGAGGCAAGCCGAGCCAAGGACGTGCTCGGCCGCGTCTACGAATACTTCCTCTCGCAGTTCGCCAGCGCCGAGGGCAAGAAGGGCGGTGAGTTCTACACCCCGCGCTGCGTGGTCAAGCTCCTGGTGGAGATGCTCGAGCCCTACCGCGGCCGTGTCTACGACCCCTGCTGCGGCTCCTCCGGGATGTTTGTGCAGTCGGTCGAGTTCATCCGCGCGCACGCCACGGGCAACGGCAACGGCGGCAAGGCCAAGGCCGACATCTCGATTTACGGCCAGGAGTCGAACTACACCACCTGGCGACTGGCCAAGATGAACCTCGCCATCCGCGGCATCGAGGGCCAGATCGCGCACGGCGATACCTTCCACGACGACAAGTTCCCCGACCTCAAGGCCGACTTCATCCTCGCCAATCCCCCGTTCAACGTCTCCGACTGGGGCGGCGAGCGCCTGCGCGACGACAAGCGCTGGCAGTACGGTGTGCCGCCGGTGGGCAACGCCAACTTCGCCTGGGTGCAACACATCGTGCATCACCTTGCGCCCGCGGGCGTGGCCGGCTTCGTGCTCGCCAACGGCTCGATGTCGTCGAACCAGTCGGGCGAAGGCGAGATCCGCAAGAACCTGATCGAGGCCGACCTGGTGGACTGCATGGTGGCACTCCCGGGCCAACTCTTCTACTCAACGCAGATTCCCGCGTGCCTGTGGTTCCTGGCGCGCGACCGCAAAAACGGCAAGTTTCGAGACCGCCACGGCCAGGTGCTCTTCATCGACGCCCGCAAGATGGGCCGCATGGTAGACCGCACCCACCGGGAACTCACCGACGAGGACATCGCCCGCATCGCCAACACCTACCATGCCTGGCGCGGCGAAAAGGACGCCGGCGAGTACCGGGACGTCCCCGGCTTCTGCAAGAGCGCGACGGTCGAGGAAATCCGCAAGCACGGCTACGTCCTCACGCCCGGCCGCTACGTGGGCGCCGAAAAGATCGAGAACGACGGCGAGCCGTTCGAGGAGAAGATGGCGCGCCTCGTGGCGCAACTGCGCGTGCAGCAGACCGAGGCCGCGAAGCTCGATGCGGCCATTGCCGCCAACCTCGAGGAGTTGGGCTTCCGGGCGGGGGAGCGATGA
- a CDS encoding ATP-binding protein — translation MTPERLRELIAAGESLDVEFKGEERKPLSDDELIEAVVCLANRSSKAPAWLLIGVEDDRRVTGARPRHEAGRTDPVRLAALIANRTRPSLTARVTLVPVQGKEVIAIEVPPAHSPVATTAGKYLRRALGGDGKPCCLPMFFHEMHAWQADRGAEDYSALVLPEARWEDLDPLEFERFRRSIRERRNGDPSLLALTDLELAKALGAVEAGGNVRNVRILGLLLFGKEEALKRLLPTHEVAFQVLAGHKVEVNDFFRWPLLRVMEECEQRFAARNRERELLVGLLRIGVPDYPPAAFREGLANALIHRDYTRLGAVHIQWHPDRLEISSPGGFPEGVRLDNLLVTAPRPRNPLLADAFKRAGIVERTARGIDTIFYEQLRNGRPAPSYDRSNETGVVLVLPGGEANLEFVRLLVEESRAGHDLGLDDLLILNALWRDRRLTTAEAARITQKPESDVRATLNRLVEIGLVEPRGERKGRTWHLSAATYRRLGQPTAYVRQRGFEPFQQEQMVLQYVEKHGRITRAEAAELCQLGLMQAYRLLKNLEKRGLLVARGEKKGRVYERSK, via the coding sequence ATGACGCCCGAACGTCTCCGGGAACTCATCGCTGCCGGTGAATCGCTCGATGTCGAGTTCAAGGGAGAAGAGCGCAAGCCCTTGTCCGACGACGAGTTGATCGAAGCCGTGGTCTGCCTGGCGAACCGTTCGTCAAAAGCTCCGGCGTGGCTCTTGATCGGCGTCGAAGACGACCGCCGCGTGACGGGAGCGCGTCCACGCCATGAAGCCGGCCGCACCGATCCGGTGCGCCTGGCGGCACTGATTGCCAACCGCACACGACCGTCCCTCACCGCGCGGGTTACGCTGGTGCCGGTGCAGGGCAAAGAGGTGATCGCGATCGAGGTTCCGCCGGCACACAGCCCCGTGGCCACGACCGCCGGCAAGTACCTGCGCCGAGCCCTCGGCGGCGACGGCAAGCCCTGCTGTCTGCCGATGTTCTTCCACGAAATGCACGCGTGGCAGGCCGACCGCGGCGCCGAGGATTACTCGGCCTTGGTCCTCCCAGAGGCCCGTTGGGAGGATCTCGACCCTTTGGAGTTCGAGCGATTCCGCCGCAGCATCCGCGAACGCCGGAACGGCGATCCCTCCTTGCTCGCCCTGACAGACCTGGAATTGGCCAAGGCGCTGGGCGCCGTGGAAGCGGGCGGCAACGTGCGCAATGTGCGGATTCTGGGCCTGCTCCTGTTCGGCAAGGAAGAGGCGCTCAAGCGCCTTTTGCCCACGCACGAGGTCGCCTTTCAGGTGTTGGCCGGGCATAAAGTGGAAGTCAACGACTTCTTCCGCTGGCCGCTTCTGCGCGTGATGGAGGAGTGCGAACAGCGCTTTGCCGCCCGCAACCGTGAACGGGAGCTCCTCGTAGGGCTTCTGCGGATCGGGGTACCGGACTATCCGCCCGCGGCGTTCCGGGAAGGCTTGGCCAACGCGCTCATCCATCGTGACTACACCCGCCTTGGTGCCGTGCACATTCAATGGCATCCCGACCGCCTCGAGATTTCCAGCCCCGGCGGCTTTCCGGAAGGCGTGCGGCTGGACAATCTCCTGGTCACCGCGCCCCGACCTCGCAACCCCCTTCTGGCCGACGCCTTCAAGCGTGCCGGCATCGTCGAGCGCACCGCGCGCGGCATCGATACGATTTTCTACGAGCAGCTCCGCAACGGCCGCCCCGCGCCCTCCTACGACCGGAGCAACGAGACGGGAGTTGTCCTGGTGCTGCCTGGCGGTGAGGCGAACCTCGAGTTCGTTCGCCTGCTGGTCGAGGAATCCCGCGCCGGGCACGACCTCGGGCTCGACGATCTGCTGATCCTGAACGCCCTCTGGCGTGACCGCAGGCTGACCACAGCGGAAGCCGCCCGGATTACGCAAAAGCCGGAATCCGACGTTCGCGCCACCCTGAACCGCTTGGTGGAAATCGGTCTGGTTGAACCTCGCGGCGAGCGCAAGGGCCGCACCTGGCACCTTTCCGCCGCGACCTACCGCCGCCTGGGCCAGCCCACCGCCTACGTGCGCCAGCGCGGCTTCGAGCCCTTCCAGCAGGAGCAGATGGTCTTGCAGTACGTGGAAAAGCACGGGCGGATCACGCGGGCCGAAGCCGCCGAGCTGTGCCAACTTGGCCTGATGCAAGCGTACCGCCTGCTCAAAAACCTAGAAAAACGGGGACTTCTCGTCGCACGTGGTGAGAAAAAAGGACGGGTTTATGAACGGAGTAAATAA
- a CDS encoding type II toxin-antitoxin system death-on-curing family toxin produces MALRTLSIEEVKLIHEALVKDFCESKDPISPPGVRSEELLSSAVDRQYVGTGDSLKYFDEYTSAATLAYGICMNHCFHNGNKRTAVVSMLSHLDKNGLRLKDVQENDLYELFVKFAGHQIHKVPSVYRYAVSDTAILQKYRKTLDLPNKVKQTLDTSEQLSSRPDLEVYCLAVWLRRHTRIVKNFDREITLRELRRILSRYGITVERGNDVSHHIYKKATVRKREGWLSWRSIEVSEAQRVYTLAIGGENRPISINQIKDIRKACGLDPDNGVDAASFYGEEPAIDYFLAHYSRLLRRLAKT; encoded by the coding sequence ATGGCCTTACGTACACTCTCCATAGAAGAAGTTAAGCTTATCCACGAAGCCTTGGTAAAAGATTTTTGCGAGAGCAAAGATCCCATCAGCCCTCCAGGAGTTAGAAGTGAAGAACTCCTCAGTTCGGCTGTTGATAGACAGTATGTGGGTACAGGTGATTCGTTAAAGTATTTCGATGAATACACATCAGCCGCAACTCTCGCCTATGGCATTTGTATGAATCATTGCTTCCATAATGGCAATAAACGTACAGCAGTGGTATCAATGCTTTCACATTTAGACAAAAACGGGCTGCGTCTCAAAGACGTTCAAGAAAATGATTTATACGAACTTTTCGTGAAGTTTGCGGGTCACCAAATTCATAAGGTTCCGTCAGTATATAGATATGCCGTAAGCGACACCGCTATCCTACAAAAATATCGAAAGACTCTTGATCTACCCAACAAAGTAAAGCAGACTCTTGATACATCCGAGCAGTTAAGTTCCCGGCCAGATTTAGAGGTTTACTGCCTTGCCGTTTGGCTTAGGAGGCATACTCGGATAGTTAAGAACTTCGATCGTGAAATCACATTACGAGAGTTGCGGCGAATTTTAAGTCGCTATGGAATTACTGTTGAGCGCGGCAACGATGTTAGTCATCACATATATAAAAAGGCGACTGTTAGGAAAAGAGAGGGCTGGCTTAGCTGGCGTTCGATTGAGGTAAGTGAGGCCCAGCGGGTATATACATTGGCCATCGGAGGAGAGAACAGACCTATTTCAATAAATCAAATTAAGGATATACGTAAAGCTTGCGGTCTAGATCCAGACAATGGTGTAGATGCGGCATCTTTTTACGGTGAAGAGCCAGCCATAGATTACTTTCTTGCTCACTACAGCAGATTGCTTCGTCGACTTGCCAAAACCTAG
- a CDS encoding serine hydrolase, protein MRGSVWTLLVLSALVGAWLLWSASGNTAQPPPPAEALAQPLPVESPCLELPQAEEVPPPAVPPAIRGRVGLYVARFPPRHGEAAGESEFRPSKVVQIAPQEVFPLASNYKTAVWLEVLRQADQGSLDLAERFVVTQANQSLGDYPYDNTPVLGLAYRMIEWSDNTATDILHRRVGLGSLQPLAEELKLCKTRLLLPTKAWWTAESGLGGADFPRYKLISSSQRFAQASSEERLQIAQRLDTVAQSLHPDRLYRALKTFYGGGYTWEQMAQIDRNLQNASTPLEWARFLWWAFTQNGLSPQNDRRFREVMAKGYGSRRLRVRYSYFGGKSGNTAGVLGFSGYLEAPDGSRYVYVFLCDTIPEVNTFNLAPPAFGLINEALLRLGMKGR, encoded by the coding sequence GTGCGGGGATCGGTCTGGACACTGTTGGTTTTGTCGGCGCTGGTCGGGGCTTGGCTGCTGTGGAGTGCTTCCGGGAACACCGCCCAGCCCCCTCCGCCTGCCGAGGCCCTCGCGCAGCCCCTTCCCGTCGAGAGCCCCTGCCTCGAGCTTCCCCAGGCCGAGGAGGTCCCACCTCCGGCGGTGCCCCCGGCCATCCGCGGGCGGGTGGGGCTCTACGTGGCCCGCTTCCCGCCTCGCCATGGCGAGGCGGCGGGGGAGAGCGAGTTCCGGCCCTCAAAGGTGGTGCAGATCGCCCCGCAGGAGGTGTTCCCGCTGGCCTCGAACTACAAGACGGCGGTGTGGCTCGAGGTGCTGCGCCAGGCCGACCAAGGGAGCCTCGACCTCGCGGAGCGCTTCGTGGTCACCCAGGCCAACCAATCCTTGGGCGATTACCCCTACGACAACACCCCGGTCCTGGGCCTGGCTTACCGCATGATCGAGTGGTCGGACAACACCGCCACCGACATCCTGCACCGCCGGGTGGGGTTGGGCAGCCTGCAACCCCTGGCCGAGGAGCTCAAGCTGTGCAAGACCCGCCTGTTGCTGCCCACCAAAGCCTGGTGGACGGCGGAGTCGGGCCTGGGCGGCGCCGACTTTCCCCGCTACAAGCTCATCAGCTCGAGCCAGCGCTTCGCCCAGGCTTCCTCCGAAGAACGCCTGCAAATCGCCCAGCGCCTGGACACGGTGGCCCAGAGCCTCCACCCCGACCGCCTGTACCGGGCCCTCAAGACCTTCTATGGTGGGGGCTACACCTGGGAGCAGATGGCCCAGATCGACCGCAACCTGCAAAACGCCTCCACACCCTTGGAGTGGGCCCGCTTTCTGTGGTGGGCCTTCACCCAGAACGGGCTTTCGCCCCAGAATGACCGGCGCTTCCGCGAGGTGATGGCCAAGGGCTATGGCTCGCGCCGCCTGCGGGTGCGCTACAGCTACTTTGGCGGTAAGTCGGGCAACACGGCGGGCGTGCTGGGTTTTAGCGGCTACCTCGAGGCCCCCGACGGCAGCCGCTATGTCTACGTCTTCCTCTGCGACACCATTCCCGAGGTCAACACCTTCAACCTCGCCCCTCCGGCCTTCGGGCTCATCAACGAGGCGTTGCTGCGGCTGGGCATGAAAGGGCGTTGA
- a CDS encoding UvrD-helicase domain-containing protein translates to MKVRVASAGTGKTASLVLRYLELIASGTPLRRIAGVTFTRKAADELRVRVGQAVEEVLAQGQHLGFVADPAGRARFEEARLELGGATLSTIHGFMAQALRLCAPLLGLDPDFSLMGDWEAKAIFEEEWRSLLYLAADPEHPLHGLATPELGEALLFLFDKRSLAETFQPAPGEANERLIRVYQSVFAAYEKRLGSNLLSPSEIERRAIGMVSNRRAVERLLERYRVMLVDEFQDVNPLQGEFFRALRDAGMPMEVVGDPKQSIYAFRDADVEVFRRARREGRELEPLSTTYRHAGVLVRFLNRLTAELAKRGLGFAPEEAPSVTGVRSEVGKLELHWVEGDVPMDELRRFEAQVLAERLRALSSRVPLSQMAVLVRSRASFPFLEEALEREGLDYVLLQGRGYYERQEIRDLYHALRVGFDPSGLSLAAWLRSPFGQMGLADLERVLTSEAPLSTLELVYPEVWGRLEQVRRRVRQSAPLEALKFLLREPFIGGRSYLDFLDSRARENVDALLFEVARRPPRDLEVLLERLQMLSRQAEAGDVPQSGEGIQLLTVHAAKGLEWPLVAVFDLGRMNSPRTQPLYLGEGGQVALPDTGCFEAFREQTRAREEEESYRLLYVAASRARDVLVMTGSVKEGKPTGWAQVLAEIGFGPDAPAYQRPDYLHQTWRYRPVAEVRPRPVAAPPEIPEWLEARFHPNPYPPLYSPSALKKEEAAPLPLPDLEEGEEIPGRARAVGTLVHYAIGQNWRFSNPDHYRNLEAQEVMFPFDPDERQSIMREVGELLERYEALLGDGLPWPREEDYPEFPMALPLGGTVWQGVIDRLYRVGERWILEDYKTDHEIEPSRYHFQLALYREAIRQAWRVDPEVRLVYLRCGEIVPVGREELEAALREVDGG, encoded by the coding sequence GTGAAAGTTCGTGTTGCCTCCGCCGGAACCGGCAAGACCGCCAGCCTGGTGCTGCGCTACCTCGAGCTCATCGCCTCGGGCACGCCCTTGCGCCGTATCGCGGGCGTCACCTTCACCCGCAAGGCCGCCGACGAGCTGCGGGTGCGGGTTGGCCAAGCCGTCGAGGAGGTGCTGGCCCAGGGGCAGCACCTGGGCTTCGTGGCCGACCCCGCGGGCCGCGCGCGTTTCGAGGAGGCCCGGCTCGAGCTGGGGGGGGCTACCCTCAGCACCATCCACGGCTTCATGGCCCAGGCCCTGCGGCTGTGCGCGCCCCTGCTGGGCCTCGACCCCGACTTCAGCCTGATGGGCGACTGGGAAGCCAAGGCCATCTTCGAGGAGGAGTGGCGCTCGCTCTTGTACCTCGCCGCCGACCCCGAGCACCCCCTGCACGGCCTGGCGACCCCCGAGCTCGGCGAGGCCCTGCTCTTCCTCTTCGACAAGCGCTCGCTAGCCGAGACTTTCCAGCCCGCCCCCGGCGAGGCCAACGAGCGGCTGATCAGGGTCTACCAGAGCGTTTTTGCAGCTTATGAGAAGCGGCTGGGGTCCAACCTGCTCTCGCCCTCCGAGATCGAACGCCGGGCCATTGGGATGGTGAGCAACCGGCGGGCGGTGGAGCGGCTCTTGGAGCGCTACCGCGTGATGCTGGTGGACGAGTTCCAGGACGTCAACCCCTTGCAGGGCGAGTTCTTCCGCGCGCTTCGTGACGCGGGGATGCCGATGGAGGTGGTGGGCGACCCCAAGCAGTCCATCTACGCCTTCCGCGACGCCGACGTGGAGGTGTTTCGCCGGGCACGGCGCGAAGGCCGCGAGCTCGAGCCCCTCTCCACCACCTACCGCCACGCCGGCGTGCTGGTGCGCTTCCTCAACCGCCTCACCGCCGAGTTGGCCAAGCGCGGGCTGGGCTTCGCTCCCGAGGAGGCCCCCAGCGTGACGGGGGTGCGCAGCGAGGTGGGCAAGCTCGAGCTGCACTGGGTGGAGGGCGACGTGCCCATGGACGAGCTGCGCCGCTTCGAAGCCCAGGTGCTCGCCGAGCGGCTGCGGGCGCTCTCGAGCCGGGTGCCTCTCTCGCAGATGGCGGTGCTGGTGCGCTCCCGCGCCAGCTTCCCCTTCCTCGAGGAGGCCCTAGAGCGCGAGGGGCTCGACTACGTGCTCTTGCAGGGGCGCGGCTACTACGAGCGGCAGGAGATCCGCGACCTCTACCACGCGCTGCGGGTGGGTTTCGACCCCTCCGGGCTCTCGCTGGCGGCCTGGCTGCGCAGCCCCTTCGGGCAGATGGGCCTGGCCGACCTCGAGCGCGTCCTCACCTCCGAGGCGCCGCTCTCCACCCTCGAGCTCGTCTACCCCGAGGTGTGGGGGCGGCTGGAGCAGGTGCGCCGCCGGGTGCGCCAGTCGGCCCCGCTCGAAGCGCTCAAGTTCCTGCTGCGCGAGCCCTTCATCGGCGGGCGATCCTACCTCGACTTCCTCGACTCCCGCGCCCGCGAGAACGTGGATGCGCTGCTCTTCGAGGTGGCCCGCCGCCCGCCGCGCGACCTCGAGGTGCTCTTAGAGCGCTTGCAGATGCTCTCGCGCCAGGCCGAGGCCGGCGACGTGCCCCAGAGTGGGGAGGGCATCCAGCTCCTCACCGTCCACGCGGCCAAGGGGCTGGAGTGGCCGCTGGTGGCGGTCTTCGACCTCGGGCGTATGAATAGCCCCCGCACCCAGCCGCTCTACCTGGGCGAGGGTGGGCAGGTGGCCCTGCCGGATACCGGGTGTTTCGAGGCCTTCCGCGAGCAGACGAGGGCCCGCGAGGAGGAGGAGAGCTACCGGCTCTTGTACGTCGCCGCCAGCCGGGCCCGCGACGTGCTGGTAATGACCGGCAGCGTCAAGGAGGGCAAGCCTACCGGCTGGGCCCAGGTCCTGGCCGAGATCGGCTTCGGCCCCGACGCCCCCGCCTATCAGCGCCCCGACTACCTCCACCAGACCTGGCGCTACCGTCCGGTAGCCGAGGTGCGCCCCCGGCCCGTTGCAGCCCCGCCCGAGATCCCCGAGTGGCTCGAGGCCCGCTTCCACCCCAACCCCTACCCCCCGCTCTACTCTCCCTCCGCGCTCAAGAAGGAGGAGGCCGCCCCCCTCCCCCTGCCCGACCTCGAGGAGGGCGAGGAGATCCCCGGCCGCGCCCGCGCCGTGGGCACGCTGGTGCACTACGCCATCGGCCAGAACTGGCGCTTCTCCAACCCCGACCACTACCGCAACCTCGAGGCCCAGGAGGTGATGTTCCCCTTCGACCCCGACGAGCGCCAGAGCATCATGCGGGAGGTGGGCGAGCTGCTGGAGCGCTACGAGGCCCTGCTGGGCGACGGCCTCCCCTGGCCCCGCGAGGAGGACTACCCCGAGTTCCCCATGGCCCTGCCCCTGGGCGGCACCGTGTGGCAGGGCGTCATCGACCGGCTCTACCGGGTGGGCGAGCGCTGGATCCTCGAGGACTACAAGACCGACCACGAGATCGAGCCCAGCCGCTACCACTTCCAGCTCGCCCTCTACCGCGAGGCCATCCGCCAGGCCTGGAGGGTAGACCCCGAGGTGCGGCTGGTGTACCTGCGCTGCGGGGAGATCGTGCCGGTGGGGAGGGAAGAGCTCGAGGCAGCGTTGAGGGAGGTCGATGGTGGATAG
- a CDS encoding aminotransferase class IV, which yields MEYVNLNGQLVRDADAKIHISDLGLRRGYGAFEFFRVLRGVPVFIEDHLERFENSSRAIELEVPYPRAELEGFIRELIQANGLQSAGIQLVLTGGYSEDIFTPGHPNLIIAPIALREYPPALYQQGVKVITYRHVREIPEAKTTAYLTAVKLGRRMKAEGAAEVIYHDGKWVSEGARSSLGFVKDGVLVTAKDGVLPGITRLHALRLAAKLMPVEQRAFTLDELYAADEAFITSSTRGVMPVTRIDDHPVGNGQVGPKVSALVKAFEAHVEKYVARHAAVDKPWSGVG from the coding sequence ATGGAATACGTCAATCTCAACGGACAGTTGGTGCGCGACGCCGACGCAAAAATCCACATCAGCGACCTGGGGTTGCGGCGGGGCTATGGGGCCTTCGAGTTCTTCCGGGTGCTGCGCGGCGTCCCGGTGTTCATCGAGGACCACCTCGAGCGCTTCGAGAACTCCAGCCGGGCCATCGAGCTCGAGGTACCCTACCCCCGCGCCGAGCTCGAGGGCTTCATCCGCGAGCTGATCCAGGCCAACGGCCTCCAGAGCGCCGGTATTCAACTCGTGCTCACCGGCGGCTACTCCGAGGACATCTTCACCCCCGGCCACCCCAACCTGATCATCGCCCCCATCGCCCTGCGCGAGTACCCGCCCGCCCTCTACCAACAGGGCGTGAAGGTCATCACCTACCGCCACGTGCGCGAGATCCCCGAGGCCAAGACCACCGCCTACCTCACCGCCGTCAAGCTGGGGCGGCGCATGAAGGCCGAGGGGGCCGCCGAGGTGATCTACCACGACGGGAAGTGGGTCTCGGAAGGGGCGCGCTCGAGCCTGGGCTTCGTCAAGGATGGCGTGCTCGTCACCGCCAAGGACGGCGTGCTCCCCGGCATCACCCGCCTCCACGCCCTGCGCCTGGCCGCAAAGCTCATGCCCGTCGAGCAGCGGGCCTTCACCCTCGACGAGCTCTACGCCGCCGACGAGGCCTTCATCACCAGCTCGACCCGCGGCGTCATGCCCGTGACCCGCATCGACGACCATCCGGTGGGCAACGGGCAGGTGGGCCCCAAGGTAAGCGCGCTGGTGAAGGCCTTCGAAGCGCACGTGGAGAAGTACGTGGCGCGGCATGCGGCGGTTGATAAGCCATGGTCAGGGGTGGGGTGA
- a CDS encoding PhzF family phenazine biosynthesis protein, whose product MGLQIIQVDAFTNRPFSGNPAAVCVLEAPRSAAWMQAVAREMNLSETAFLHRESSGYRLRWFTPETEIALCGHATLASAHVLWEEGHSRAPMLEFHTLSGLLTATRAGSWIEMNFPTEPVTPAELPPTLLEAIGAKPVFTGKTPVRFFVELESAEAVRKLKPNINLLSQLPPGRLIVTARSDDPHYDFISRYFAPGIGIPEDPVTGSAHCALPVYWAPRLGKKEFMAYQASARGGELRVTLTNDRVFIRGQAVTVMRAELVDQAESHIGLKVTN is encoded by the coding sequence ATGGGTCTGCAAATCATCCAGGTCGACGCTTTTACCAACCGGCCCTTCTCAGGCAATCCCGCCGCGGTGTGTGTGCTCGAGGCCCCCCGTTCTGCAGCTTGGATGCAGGCGGTGGCCCGCGAGATGAACCTCTCCGAAACCGCTTTCCTACACCGCGAATCCAGCGGCTATCGGTTGCGCTGGTTCACCCCCGAAACCGAAATCGCCCTGTGTGGGCACGCCACTTTAGCCAGCGCCCACGTGCTGTGGGAGGAAGGGCACAGCCGCGCCCCCATGCTGGAATTCCACACCCTCAGCGGCCTGCTGACCGCTACCCGCGCAGGAAGTTGGATCGAGATGAACTTCCCTACTGAGCCGGTGACGCCCGCCGAGTTGCCCCCGACCCTGCTCGAGGCCATCGGCGCGAAGCCCGTGTTCACCGGCAAGACCCCGGTGCGCTTCTTCGTCGAGCTCGAGTCTGCCGAGGCGGTGCGCAAGCTCAAGCCCAACATCAACCTGCTGTCTCAGCTTCCCCCAGGCCGCCTCATCGTCACCGCCCGCTCCGACGACCCCCACTACGACTTCATCTCCCGCTACTTCGCTCCCGGCATCGGTATCCCAGAGGACCCGGTCACGGGCTCGGCCCACTGCGCCCTGCCGGTCTACTGGGCCCCCAGGCTTGGCAAGAAGGAGTTCATGGCTTACCAAGCCTCAGCCCGCGGCGGCGAGTTGCGGGTGACGCTGACCAACGACCGCGTGTTCATTCGGGGGCAGGCCGTCACGGTGATGCGGGCGGAACTGGTCGATCAGGCCGAGAGTCATATCGGATTAAAGGTGACGAACTGA